A genomic stretch from Deinococcus multiflagellatus includes:
- a CDS encoding prolipoprotein diacylglyceryl transferase — translation MDPVFLQIGNFTIAWYGVLITLGIVAGVWVGTKMARERGLNVDLFNDMILWMIVWGLVGARAVFVLTSWHQFENIPFPRVLWDIINLRQGGISIHGGLIGGILVMLYYARRKGMDFYRYADLCVPGVAFGIIGGRIGNIMNGTDTVGRVTGWPIGFRWPDSARAFHDGMCIKNPNPDMDLSQYCQRIGDQLVMTAPVHFTQLYGVIIGIILSVAAYFWLRSRIPGWAFWQFWLWYSILRAGWEETFRLNPLSPRAYLNQGLDAPGIGFFTDTHLISIPLILVSIWMLLRLRKKGAPAPVPAPTPEARSA, via the coding sequence ATGGATCCGGTGTTCTTGCAGATTGGCAATTTCACGATTGCCTGGTACGGCGTGCTGATCACGCTGGGGATTGTGGCGGGCGTGTGGGTGGGCACGAAAATGGCGCGCGAACGCGGCCTGAACGTGGACCTGTTCAACGACATGATTCTGTGGATGATCGTCTGGGGGCTGGTGGGCGCGCGGGCCGTGTTCGTGCTGACCTCCTGGCACCAGTTTGAAAACATTCCCTTTCCCCGGGTGCTGTGGGACATCATCAACCTGCGCCAGGGCGGCATTTCCATTCACGGCGGCTTGATCGGCGGCATTCTGGTCATGCTGTACTACGCCCGGCGCAAGGGCATGGACTTTTACCGCTACGCCGACCTGTGCGTGCCCGGCGTGGCTTTTGGCATCATTGGCGGGCGCATCGGCAACATCATGAACGGCACCGATACAGTGGGCCGCGTGACCGGCTGGCCCATCGGCTTTCGCTGGCCGGACAGCGCGCGGGCCTTCCACGACGGCATGTGCATCAAGAACCCCAACCCGGACATGGACCTTTCGCAGTACTGCCAGCGCATTGGCGATCAGCTGGTCATGACCGCGCCGGTGCACTTCACCCAGCTGTACGGCGTGATTATCGGCATCATTCTGTCGGTGGCGGCTTACTTCTGGCTGCGCTCGCGCATTCCGGGCTGGGCCTTCTGGCAGTTCTGGCTGTGGTACAGCATTCTGCGCGCGGGCTGGGAAGAAACCTTCCGTCTCAATCCCCTGTCGCCCCGGGCCTACCTGAACCAGGGCCTGGACGCCCCCGGCATCGGCTTTTTCACCGACACGCACCTGATCAGCATTCCCCTGATTCTGGTCAGCATCTGGATGCTGCTGCGCCTGCGCAAGAAGGGCGCCCCGGCCCCGGTGCCCGCGCCCACCCCCGAAGCCCGCAGCGCCTAA